The Phycisphaerae bacterium genome segment GCAGGCGTCCCAGAAGCTCACGTAATTGACCGGGCGATTGGCATAGTCGGATGCGACGGAGTAGCGATAGTCATCCGGGCTGCCCGTCCGCTCGATCTTGCAGCCATAGGTGCTCGACCACATATTTGCGTTGTACAGCGCGTGCGTATCGGTCTTGGCTACGGCATTGAGGAACTCGCAGTACTGGCCGGCTGTCACTTCGTACGTGCCGATGTTGTATGAGTAGGGGACGGCCCCGTGGCCGGTCGTATCGGCTGTGTTCCCCGGGTCGCCAACCGGGACGGTATCGACGGTGATCGCCGAACCGGCCACCGTCAGCAATAAGAACGTACCTACCACCACCGTCAGGATCGTCTTCACGCCCGTACCTCCTGTAGAGAAGCTCACGCCACCGCTGCAGGGTTTGCAGGCCGCTGCGCAGTAAAAACGCGTGGGAGAAGGCCGACGCTCTCTCTCCACGCGTTTTTGTCATGTGGAGCATAGCGGTTTTTTGGGGAAGGAGTCAAGAGGGTTCGTTTGGGGGCATCAGGGTGAAAGGCGTTTTTCGCGGGCCGGGGCCGCCCTACGCGTTTCCGGCGTTGGGTTCGCGCGGGACGGTCTGGGTCCCCGCGTGCGCGGGGATGACAGAGAGGGAGGGTGACGCGATGGAGACGGGGAGAGGAGGCGGAGGGGAGGAAGGGCAGGTGGGTTGCCCTTCCTTCCGTCCGTTTATGTTAGGAGGTGACTGTCGAGGGTTAGTCCTTTGTTGGCGGGGTGGTGGGTTGGGTTGTGGGTTGGGCGGATTGGCGGAGGGCTTGGAATTTGTTTTGGTCGGTGATGAGTTCGGCGTGGCCGTCGGCGAACCCGACGGCGAGGCCGTGTTCGGGCCAGGTGTCGAAGGCTTCGTGGACGATCAGGGTCTTGGCGGGATCGGCGAGGCGGTCGAGCGGGGCGGCTGGGGGCAGGTAGACGTATCCGATCGGCTGTTGCGGGTGTTTGGGGTTGACCAGGAATTGCGGGTTGAGGACCTGGGATTGCGTGAGGTCGTGGAGGGAAGAGGGCGGCTGGCCGCTGCGTTTGTCGGCGTAGCTGTGGATGGCGATGAGGATCTGGCGGATGTGGTTCATGGAGGCGAGTTGTTCGGTTTTGTTTCGGGCCTGGTCGACGGCGGGCGTGAGGGCGCGGAGGAGGTCGTTGATCTGGGCGTCGTCGAAGGCGAGGGTCAGTTGGTCGTTTTCGACGGCGGGCGCGACGGCGGTGAGCCACTTGGCGGCGTCCGGCGCGGTTTGCGGAAGGTTGAGTCCCAGGACCATGGCGTTGAGTGTCCAGGTGAGCAGGCCTGAGATGGCGGTGGCGGCTTGTGGATCGGAGGCCTGGACGACGAGTTTGAGGGCGATGGCGGGCGGCGGGTCGATGCCGAGGGAGGCCCAGACGAGTCCGCGGGTCAGGACGGTGCTTGGGGCGGCGCCGACGGCGGGCGGGAGGGTTGGCATCATGGCTTCGATGACGCGGCGGCTGTCGTCGGTGAGGATGAGGGCGGCCTGAGCCGTGCAATCGCCGGTGGCGTTGAGGGCGTCGG includes the following:
- a CDS encoding formylglycine-generating enzyme family protein is translated as MKTILTVVVGTFLLLTVAGSAITVDTVPVGDPGNTADTTGHGAVPYSYNIGTYEVTAGQYCEFLNAVAKTDTHALYNANMWSSTYGCKIERTGSPDDYRYSVASDYANRPVNYVSFWDAC